The following are encoded in a window of Flavobacterium psychrotrophum genomic DNA:
- a CDS encoding sodium:solute symporter family transporter — protein sequence MGNFETIDYVIFIAYFFIVSGYGYYIYKSKKKEEGEVSDSKDFFLAEGSLTWWAIGASLIASNISAEQFIGMSGNGFVVGVAVAAYEWIAAIALIIVAVWFIPVYLKNKIFTMPQFLENRYNQTTSLIMAIFWLFLYVFVNLTSILYLGAIAIANMAGMDHFHTIVIVMAIFSLFITLGGMKVIGFTDVIQVVVLVIGGLATTYIALTLVSEHFGLGTDAIAGFKAMMQDAPDHFQLMGTKPGPGASQAEVNKYLMLPGIAMYFAGIWIVNLNYWGCNQYITQRALGADLKTARTGILFAGFMKLAMPVIVMLPGIAAYVLYKNGALQTEMGVGEAFKADNAYSAILSFLPTGLKGLSVAALTAAIVASLAGKANSISTIFTLDIYKRYINKDAGEKKLVIMGRIAILAAIIFSVALTWNDALGIGGEGGFTFIQKYTGFFSPGVFAVFLLGMFWKRTTGAAAVAGVVGGFVLSVFFNSYAVDLFGPETILWTAYQNAAGHYEIPFLICMGWAFFFTLLMMIAMSLAGPKINPKAYGLDTAMFKVAPSTLALIVVTLLCVAGLYITFW from the coding sequence TTTCCTTGCCGAAGGTTCGCTTACATGGTGGGCCATTGGTGCATCGCTTATTGCATCTAACATCTCTGCAGAGCAGTTTATCGGAATGAGCGGTAACGGTTTTGTGGTGGGTGTAGCGGTAGCCGCTTATGAGTGGATTGCTGCCATAGCACTTATTATTGTGGCTGTATGGTTTATACCCGTATATCTTAAAAATAAGATATTTACCATGCCTCAGTTCCTCGAAAACAGGTATAACCAGACTACGAGCCTTATTATGGCTATATTCTGGCTGTTTTTATATGTGTTTGTAAACCTTACTTCTATCCTTTATCTGGGTGCTATTGCTATAGCAAACATGGCAGGCATGGATCATTTCCATACCATTGTTATTGTTATGGCTATCTTCTCCCTGTTCATTACACTGGGCGGTATGAAGGTTATTGGCTTTACAGACGTTATACAGGTAGTAGTACTTGTAATAGGTGGCCTTGCTACTACTTACATAGCGCTTACCCTTGTTAGCGAGCACTTTGGGTTAGGTACAGATGCTATTGCTGGCTTTAAGGCCATGATGCAGGATGCTCCGGACCACTTCCAGCTTATGGGTACAAAACCGGGACCGGGTGCAAGCCAGGCTGAAGTAAACAAATACCTTATGCTTCCTGGTATTGCAATGTATTTTGCAGGTATCTGGATCGTTAACCTTAACTATTGGGGTTGTAACCAGTACATTACACAACGTGCCCTGGGTGCCGATCTTAAAACAGCACGTACAGGTATCCTGTTTGCAGGTTTCATGAAACTGGCTATGCCGGTAATTGTAATGCTTCCGGGTATTGCTGCTTATGTACTTTACAAAAATGGCGCTCTTCAAACAGAAATGGGTGTAGGAGAAGCCTTTAAGGCAGATAACGCTTACTCAGCTATCCTTAGTTTCCTACCAACAGGATTAAAAGGTCTTTCGGTTGCTGCACTTACTGCTGCTATCGTAGCATCGCTTGCAGGTAAGGCAAACAGTATCTCAACAATATTTACACTGGATATTTACAAGCGTTACATCAACAAAGATGCAGGCGAGAAAAAACTGGTAATCATGGGGCGTATCGCTATCCTTGCTGCCATTATCTTCTCTGTAGCACTTACATGGAATGACGCTCTTGGAATAGGTGGCGAAGGCGGATTTACCTTTATCCAAAAATATACAGGCTTCTTTAGCCCGGGTGTATTTGCAGTGTTCCTTTTAGGTATGTTCTGGAAACGTACTACCGGTGCAGCAGCTGTTGCAGGTGTTGTAGGTGGCTTTGTGCTGTCTGTATTCTTTAATAGCTATGCAGTAGATTTGTTTGGCCCTGAAACCATTTTATGGACAGCTTACCAAAATGCAGCTGGGCATTATGAAATACCATTCCTTATCTGTATGGGCTGGGCATTTTTCTTTACCTTGCTAATGATGATCGCTATGAGCCTTGCCGGCCCTAAGATCAATCCTAAAGCATACGGACTGGATACTGCTATGTTTAAAGTGGCTCCTTCTACACTGGCGCTTATCGTAGTAACATTACTATGTGTTGCCGGACTTTATATAACATTCTGGTAA
- the fsa gene encoding fructose-6-phosphate aldolase: MKFFIDTANLAQIKEAHELGVLDGVTTNPSLMAKEGITGQENIINHYKAICEITDGDVSAEVIATTFNEMVAEGEALAALHPQIVVKLPMIKDGVKAAKYFSEKGIKTNVTLVFSAGQALLAAKAGATYVSPFVGRLDDISTDGLNLIQEIRQIYDNYGYETEILAASVRHTMHIVNCAKLGADVITGPLSAIESLLKHPLTDNGLAQFLADHAAAASKA, encoded by the coding sequence ATGAAATTTTTTATTGACACCGCTAACCTTGCCCAGATTAAAGAGGCACACGAGCTTGGCGTGCTGGATGGTGTAACTACTAACCCGTCGCTTATGGCTAAGGAAGGTATTACCGGACAGGAAAATATTATAAACCACTACAAAGCCATTTGCGAAATTACCGATGGCGATGTTAGTGCAGAGGTTATTGCAACTACTTTTAACGAAATGGTTGCCGAAGGCGAAGCTCTTGCTGCCCTGCACCCACAAATCGTGGTAAAACTACCTATGATAAAAGACGGTGTAAAAGCTGCAAAATACTTTTCAGAAAAAGGTATCAAAACTAATGTAACCCTTGTATTCTCTGCTGGTCAGGCACTACTTGCCGCTAAGGCAGGCGCTACCTATGTATCGCCTTTTGTAGGCCGCCTTGACGATATTTCTACAGACGGACTTAACCTTATCCAGGAAATCCGCCAGATCTATGATAACTACGGTTATGAGACAGAAATACTTGCAGCATCTGTGCGCCACACTATGCATATTGTAAACTGTGCAAAACTGGGCGCTGATGTTATTACAGGCCCGCTTAGCGCAATAGAATCGTTACTTAAACACCCGCTTACCGATAATGGCCTTGCCCAGTTCCTGGCAGACCACGCTGCAGCGGCTTCAAAAGCATAA
- a CDS encoding transketolase: MTDIKKLEQIASQVRRDIVRMVHGCQSGHPGGSLGCTDYLVALYFNAMTRKEGFDMDGKNEDLFFLSNGHISPLFYSVLAHAGYYDKSELATFRKLNTRLQGHPTTHEHLPGIRIASGSLGQGMSVAIGSALAKKLNGDNSLVYALFGDGELQEGQIWEAAMFAPHNRVDNLICAVDYNGQQIDGPTSQVLSLGDLKAKFAAFDWTVLESDGNDMATIVAKLAEAKELTGQGKPIVILLKTGMGHGVDYMMGSHKWHGAAPNDAQLEAALVQLEETLGDY; encoded by the coding sequence ATAACCGATATAAAAAAATTAGAACAGATAGCCAGCCAGGTGCGCCGCGACATTGTGCGTATGGTACACGGCTGCCAGAGTGGCCACCCGGGCGGATCTCTGGGCTGTACTGACTATCTTGTAGCATTGTATTTTAATGCCATGACCCGCAAAGAGGGTTTTGATATGGACGGTAAAAATGAAGATTTGTTCTTCCTTTCTAACGGTCACATCTCTCCGCTGTTTTACAGCGTACTGGCACATGCAGGTTACTATGATAAGAGTGAGCTTGCTACTTTTCGTAAGTTAAACACAAGGCTTCAGGGCCACCCCACCACGCACGAGCACCTACCGGGTATCCGGATTGCATCGGGTTCATTAGGGCAAGGAATGAGTGTTGCCATAGGTTCGGCTTTAGCCAAAAAACTAAATGGTGATAACAGCCTTGTATATGCGCTTTTTGGCGATGGCGAACTTCAGGAAGGCCAGATATGGGAAGCAGCAATGTTTGCACCGCACAACCGTGTAGATAACCTTATATGTGCTGTAGACTACAACGGCCAGCAGATAGACGGGCCTACAAGCCAGGTACTTTCTCTGGGCGACCTTAAGGCCAAATTTGCAGCGTTTGACTGGACAGTACTTGAAAGCGATGGTAACGATATGGCTACAATAGTTGCCAAACTTGCCGAAGCTAAAGAACTTACAGGCCAGGGCAAACCTATTGTTATTTTGCTAAAAACAGGTATGGGCCACGGCGTAGACTACATGATGGGCAGCCACAAATGGCATGGTGCCGCACCAAACGATGCTCAGCTTGAAGCCGCACTGGTACAACTTGAAGAAACGCTTGGGGATTATTAA
- a CDS encoding transketolase family protein, which produces MKKYTYTESKDTRSGFGAGLLEAGRRNSNVVALCADLVASLKMQDFINEFPERFIQVGIAEANMIGIAAGLTIGGKIPFTGTFANFSTGRVYDQIRQSVAYSDKNVKICASHAGLTLGEDGATHQILEDIGLMKMLPGMTVINPCDYNQTKAATIAIAEYEGPVYLRFGRPVVPIFTDADQKFEIGKAWMVNEGADVSIFATGHLVWEAIQAGEKLAEMGIDAEIINIHTIKPLDAEAVLKSVAKTGCVVTAEEHNRLGGLGDSIAQLLATNNPAPQEYVAVNDSFGESGTPAQLMTKYGLDAEHIIKAVQKVIARKK; this is translated from the coding sequence ATGAAAAAATACACATACACAGAATCAAAAGATACGCGTTCCGGCTTTGGGGCGGGATTGCTTGAGGCAGGCAGGCGCAACAGCAATGTTGTGGCACTGTGTGCTGACCTTGTTGCCTCGCTAAAAATGCAGGATTTCATCAATGAATTTCCTGAGCGTTTTATACAGGTAGGTATTGCCGAGGCTAACATGATAGGCATCGCGGCAGGTCTTACCATAGGCGGAAAAATTCCGTTTACGGGTACGTTTGCAAACTTTTCTACAGGAAGGGTTTACGACCAGATACGCCAGAGTGTTGCCTACTCAGACAAAAATGTAAAAATATGTGCATCTCACGCCGGTCTAACACTGGGTGAAGATGGTGCAACCCACCAGATACTGGAGGATATAGGCCTTATGAAGATGCTTCCGGGCATGACGGTTATCAACCCGTGCGATTACAACCAGACAAAGGCGGCTACTATAGCCATTGCTGAATATGAAGGTCCTGTATACCTACGTTTTGGCCGTCCGGTGGTGCCTATATTTACCGATGCAGACCAGAAGTTTGAGATAGGTAAGGCATGGATGGTAAACGAAGGTGCAGACGTAAGTATTTTTGCTACAGGCCACTTAGTATGGGAAGCCATACAAGCAGGCGAAAAACTTGCAGAAATGGGCATTGATGCAGAGATCATTAACATTCATACCATTAAGCCTCTGGATGCAGAAGCAGTACTAAAATCGGTAGCCAAAACAGGCTGCGTGGTTACTGCCGAAGAACATAACAGGCTGGGTGGCCTGGGCGATAGTATTGCACAGCTGCTTGCAACCAACAACCCTGCCCCACAGGAGTATGTTGCTGTTAACGACAGCTTTGGCGAAAGCGGAACCCCTGCCCAGCTTATGACTAAGTACGGCCTGGATGCTGAACACATTATTAAAGCAGTGCAAAAAGTTATAGCACGCAAAAAATAA
- a CDS encoding glycoside hydrolase family 97 protein — protein MIQKLSLASLALILASCASGVKTSGTEASPDGKLTVDFGVNKKEQAYYLVKNNKTVVIDTSYIGLVRKDANFFEHLHVASIGDSEKVTDSYTMLQGKKKDITYTANQKVLHLENKDGQKMDVIFNVSEHGLAFKYKFPETSEDVKYITEEKTSFNFVAGSKAWLQPMSEVKSGWEHSNPAYEEYYQLYVPVGTPSTIGQGWVFPALFKAGDTWVSVSETGLGSNYCASHLDYDKDAKTIKIVFPQDKERFAADAALNPESKTPWETPWRILAIGSLNDVTDSTLGTDLADKTVEGNTAFVKPGISSWSWAILKDDSVNYDTTKQFIDYAHDMNWPYCLIDADWHKRIGMDKIKELLAYAKERNVKLILWYNSAGDWNTVPYGPKDKFLTAEGREKEFKMLEDLGVGGVKIDFFGGDGQSMIAYYHDILKSALKHKILVNFHGATLPRGWQRTYPNLMTAEAIKGFEYITFEQQNADHEPSHAAIIPFTRNLYDPMDFTPMALDKIPNINRRTTSGFELALPTLFMSGIQHLAEIPEGMAKMPDYVVTYLKDIPTAWDESKLVAGYPGKDVVIARRKGDAWFITGINGEDKAKDISIDLSFLKKDGYMITDGAASLFDKTVVKPGKTTVKLKPNGGFIMKF, from the coding sequence ATGATTCAAAAACTCAGCCTTGCATCGCTGGCGCTTATCCTGGCATCATGCGCGTCGGGTGTTAAGACAAGTGGCACTGAGGCCAGCCCGGACGGCAAGCTTACAGTAGACTTTGGCGTAAACAAAAAAGAACAGGCATACTATCTTGTAAAAAATAATAAAACCGTTGTTATTGATACCTCTTACATAGGCCTTGTGCGTAAAGATGCCAATTTTTTTGAGCACCTGCATGTAGCATCTATTGGCGATAGCGAAAAAGTTACTGATAGCTACACCATGCTACAGGGTAAGAAAAAAGACATTACCTACACCGCAAATCAAAAGGTACTGCACCTTGAAAATAAGGACGGCCAAAAAATGGACGTTATCTTTAACGTATCAGAGCACGGACTTGCTTTTAAATATAAATTTCCTGAAACATCTGAAGATGTAAAGTATATTACAGAGGAGAAAACAAGCTTTAATTTTGTGGCAGGTAGCAAAGCATGGCTACAACCCATGAGTGAAGTAAAATCAGGATGGGAACATTCTAACCCTGCTTACGAAGAATATTACCAGCTTTATGTTCCGGTGGGCACGCCATCTACAATTGGTCAGGGATGGGTATTCCCTGCGCTGTTTAAAGCCGGAGACACCTGGGTATCGGTATCTGAAACCGGGTTGGGAAGTAATTACTGTGCATCGCACCTTGATTATGATAAAGATGCCAAAACCATTAAAATTGTCTTCCCACAGGATAAAGAACGTTTTGCTGCAGATGCAGCCCTAAACCCTGAATCTAAAACACCGTGGGAAACACCATGGCGCATACTTGCCATAGGCAGCCTTAATGATGTAACCGATTCAACCCTGGGTACTGACCTTGCAGACAAGACTGTTGAGGGCAACACTGCGTTTGTAAAACCGGGTATATCTTCATGGAGCTGGGCCATCTTAAAAGACGATTCTGTTAACTATGATACTACAAAGCAGTTTATTGATTATGCACATGATATGAACTGGCCGTACTGCCTTATTGATGCCGACTGGCACAAGCGCATAGGCATGGATAAGATAAAAGAACTTTTAGCTTATGCAAAAGAACGCAATGTAAAACTAATACTATGGTATAATTCTGCCGGAGACTGGAACACCGTACCTTATGGCCCTAAAGATAAATTTCTTACAGCTGAAGGCCGTGAAAAGGAATTCAAGATGCTGGAAGACCTTGGTGTGGGAGGTGTAAAAATCGACTTTTTTGGCGGAGATGGCCAAAGTATGATCGCTTACTATCATGACATACTAAAATCAGCATTAAAGCATAAGATACTGGTAAACTTTCACGGGGCTACCTTACCAAGGGGATGGCAACGCACCTACCCTAACCTGATGACTGCAGAAGCAATCAAAGGTTTTGAATATATTACGTTTGAACAGCAAAATGCCGACCATGAGCCATCTCACGCTGCTATAATTCCGTTTACGCGTAATCTTTACGACCCTATGGACTTTACCCCTATGGCACTGGACAAAATACCAAACATTAACCGCAGGACCACAAGCGGGTTTGAGTTGGCACTGCCTACCCTATTTATGTCGGGCATACAGCACCTTGCCGAAATACCGGAAGGCATGGCAAAAATGCCGGATTATGTAGTTACTTATCTTAAAGATATTCCTACCGCATGGGACGAGAGTAAATTAGTGGCTGGTTATCCGGGTAAAGATGTGGTAATAGCACGCCGCAAAGGCGATGCCTGGTTTATTACAGGCATTAACGGCGAGGATAAAGCCAAAGACATCAGCATCGACCTTTCATTCCTTAAAAAGGATGGCTACATGATTACCGATGGTGCTGCCTCTTTATTTGATAAGACGGTTGTAAAACCTGGTAAAACTACCGTAAAGCTAAAGCCAAACGGTGGTTTTATAATGAAATTCTAA
- a CDS encoding aldose epimerase family protein: MKNVKIALCTLMSATMLISCKEEKKEETMTEQTAPAAKSTIEKSDYATTAEGVKIEKYTLTNANGMKMEVITMGGDILSLTAPDKDGKFEDVVLGYTSPDLYLSSNPYFFGAIIGRYGNRIAKGKFSLDGKEYQLTVNDGPNSLHGGKGFDKRVWTAEPIEGDAPSIKLSYTAKDGEEGYPGNLKVVVTYTLSNDNALEIKYEAETDKKTVVNLTQHSYFNLSGKFKTILDHELELKADKFLPVDATLIPTGELKAVTGTAFDFTAAKEIGKDINATDDQLKKGGGFDHCWVFTDSSNKVKEVGSVYHKASGRYMQVFTDQPAIQFYSGNFIDGTKPAKGGGNYEKRSGLCLETQHYPDAPNQPKFPTTTLNPGEKYSTTTIYKFSAKK; the protein is encoded by the coding sequence ATGAAAAACGTAAAAATCGCCCTTTGCACACTAATGAGTGCTACGATGCTTATTAGCTGCAAAGAGGAGAAAAAAGAAGAAACCATGACCGAACAAACCGCACCGGCTGCTAAGAGTACTATCGAAAAATCTGATTATGCCACAACGGCTGAAGGCGTAAAGATCGAAAAGTACACACTTACCAATGCTAACGGCATGAAGATGGAAGTAATCACTATGGGTGGTGATATCCTTTCGCTTACAGCCCCGGATAAAGACGGTAAATTTGAAGATGTGGTTTTAGGCTATACGTCTCCGGATCTGTACCTTTCTTCTAACCCTTATTTCTTTGGCGCAATCATTGGCCGTTATGGCAATCGTATCGCTAAAGGTAAATTTAGCCTTGACGGCAAAGAGTACCAGCTAACGGTAAATGATGGGCCTAACTCGCTGCATGGTGGTAAAGGTTTTGACAAAAGGGTTTGGACTGCTGAGCCGATTGAGGGCGATGCGCCGTCTATCAAACTTAGCTACACCGCTAAAGATGGCGAAGAAGGTTACCCTGGCAACCTTAAAGTTGTGGTTACCTACACGCTAAGCAATGATAATGCGCTTGAAATTAAATATGAAGCTGAAACCGATAAGAAAACGGTTGTAAACCTTACGCAGCACAGCTACTTTAACCTAAGCGGCAAATTCAAAACAATTCTTGATCACGAACTGGAGCTTAAGGCAGATAAATTCCTTCCGGTAGATGCTACGCTGATACCTACAGGAGAGCTTAAGGCAGTTACAGGCACAGCGTTTGATTTTACTGCTGCTAAAGAGATAGGTAAAGACATTAACGCTACAGATGACCAGCTTAAAAAAGGCGGCGGTTTTGACCACTGCTGGGTATTTACAGACAGTAGCAATAAGGTAAAAGAAGTAGGTAGTGTATACCACAAAGCTTCTGGCCGTTATATGCAGGTATTTACAGACCAGCCTGCCATACAGTTTTACAGCGGTAACTTTATAGATGGCACTAAACCTGCCAAAGGTGGTGGTAACTATGAAAAACGCAGCGGTCTTTGCCTGGAAACGCAACATTATCCTGATGCGCCTAACCAGCCAAAATTCCCTACTACAACATTAAACCCGGGAGAAAAATATAGTACAACTACTATCTACAAATTCTCGGCAAAAAAATAA
- a CDS encoding L-ribulose-5-phosphate 4-epimerase — MSLYKSLKEECYEANMQLDALKLVIYTFGNVSAVDRARGIFAIKPSGVPYDILKPEDIVILDYDNNIIEGTMRPSSDTKTHAYLYKHWEKIGGIAHTHATYSVAWAQSQMDIPILGTTHADHLTADIPCAPPMADALIEGNYEHNTGIQILDCFKDKGISYEEVEMVLLGNHGPFTWGKNAAKAVYNSKVLEAVAEMAYLTRQINPNAPRMKDSLIQKHYDRKHGKDAYYGQS, encoded by the coding sequence ATGAGCTTATATAAAAGCCTGAAAGAGGAATGCTATGAGGCTAATATGCAGCTTGATGCCCTTAAGCTGGTTATATACACCTTTGGTAACGTTAGTGCGGTAGACCGTGCACGCGGTATATTTGCCATAAAACCAAGCGGCGTTCCTTATGATATTTTAAAGCCTGAGGATATTGTTATCCTTGACTATGATAACAACATTATAGAAGGTACCATGCGCCCGTCTTCAGACACTAAAACGCATGCTTACCTATACAAGCACTGGGAAAAGATAGGTGGTATTGCGCATACGCATGCTACTTATTCTGTTGCGTGGGCACAGTCGCAAATGGATATTCCTATTTTAGGTACAACCCATGCAGACCACCTTACGGCAGATATTCCGTGCGCTCCACCTATGGCAGATGCACTTATTGAGGGTAATTATGAGCACAATACCGGTATCCAGATACTGGACTGCTTTAAGGATAAAGGTATTTCTTATGAAGAGGTAGAAATGGTATTGCTGGGCAACCACGGGCCATTTACCTGGGGTAAGAATGCTGCCAAGGCAGTATACAACAGTAAGGTGCTTGAGGCTGTAGCCGAGATGGCTTACCTTACCCGCCAGATCAACCCGAATGCACCGCGCATGAAGGATTCTTTAATTCAAAAACACTACGACCGTAAGCATGGAAAAGATGCGTACTACGGACAAAGTTAA
- a CDS encoding ribulokinase: MKKYVIGLDYGTDSVRAVLIDTDNGAELASEVHMYARWKKGLYCDPQANRFRQHPLDHIEGIENTIKSVVSTSEVNPELVVGICIDTTGSSPIPVAQDGTPLALVPGFEENPNAMMILWKDHTSIKEADEINHLAATWGGEDFTKFEGGIYSSEWFWAKILHIVREDEAVKNAAYTWMEHCDLMTYLLADDKDLKTFKRSRCAAGHKAMWHESWNGLPPEEFLSQLHPYLASLRNNLYDETYTSDVVAGNLNAEWAAKLGLTTKTVVAVGTFDAHSGAVGAKVDENVLVRIMGTSTCDIMISPSEVIGTNTVKGICGQVNGSVIPGLIGLEAGQSAFGDVLAWFKNILSWPIDNLVLTSDILTAEQKQKLADEVDANFIRTLTKQAENIPLSEAVPVALDWVNGRRTPDANQELKAAISGLSLGTKAPHIFKALVNAICFGSKMIVDRFESEGVKINAVIGIGGVARKSPFIMQTLANVLNMPIKVAESDQAPALGAAIYAAVAAGVYGDVIEASKKMGSDFEAEYFPQAGHVEKYEALMESYKQLGTFVENVIKEKKYELI; encoded by the coding sequence ATGAAGAAATATGTTATAGGATTAGATTATGGTACTGACTCGGTTAGGGCGGTACTTATAGATACGGATAATGGTGCAGAACTGGCATCAGAAGTACACATGTATGCACGCTGGAAAAAAGGTTTGTACTGCGATCCGCAGGCTAATCGTTTCCGCCAGCACCCGCTAGACCATATTGAGGGTATTGAGAATACGATCAAATCGGTAGTGTCTACCAGTGAGGTTAATCCAGAGTTGGTTGTTGGTATTTGTATCGATACCACGGGCTCTTCTCCAATACCGGTAGCGCAGGATGGTACGCCGCTTGCACTGGTTCCCGGTTTTGAAGAAAACCCTAATGCCATGATGATCTTGTGGAAAGACCATACCTCAATAAAAGAAGCTGATGAGATTAATCACCTTGCTGCTACATGGGGTGGAGAAGACTTTACAAAATTTGAAGGCGGTATCTATTCGTCAGAATGGTTTTGGGCTAAGATCCTGCATATTGTAAGGGAAGATGAGGCTGTTAAAAATGCCGCATATACCTGGATGGAGCACTGCGACCTTATGACCTACCTGCTAGCAGATGATAAAGACCTTAAAACCTTTAAGCGCAGCCGTTGTGCCGCAGGCCATAAAGCCATGTGGCATGAAAGCTGGAACGGGCTTCCGCCGGAAGAATTCCTTTCGCAGCTGCACCCGTACCTTGCTTCGCTAAGAAACAATTTATATGATGAAACCTATACATCTGATGTTGTAGCGGGTAACCTTAATGCAGAATGGGCTGCAAAGCTTGGCCTTACAACCAAGACTGTAGTAGCTGTAGGTACCTTTGATGCACACTCTGGCGCTGTAGGTGCTAAAGTAGACGAGAACGTACTGGTACGCATCATGGGTACATCTACCTGCGATATCATGATATCTCCGTCAGAGGTTATTGGTACTAATACTGTAAAAGGTATCTGTGGCCAGGTAAATGGTTCGGTTATACCGGGTCTTATCGGTCTTGAAGCCGGCCAGTCTGCCTTTGGCGATGTACTGGCATGGTTCAAAAATATCCTTTCATGGCCTATAGATAACCTGGTGCTTACATCAGATATCCTTACGGCAGAGCAAAAGCAAAAACTTGCCGATGAGGTAGATGCTAACTTTATACGTACGCTTACTAAGCAAGCAGAGAATATCCCGTTGTCTGAAGCAGTTCCTGTAGCGCTTGACTGGGTTAACGGCCGCCGTACTCCGGATGCTAACCAGGAGCTTAAGGCTGCAATCAGCGGATTGTCTCTGGGTACAAAAGCACCTCACATCTTTAAGGCATTGGTAAACGCCATTTGCTTTGGTTCTAAAATGATTGTAGACCGTTTTGAGAGCGAAGGTGTAAAGATCAATGCTGTAATAGGTATTGGTGGTGTGGCACGTAAGTCGCCATTCATCATGCAAACACTTGCTAACGTGCTTAATATGCCTATTAAAGTTGCCGAAAGCGACCAGGCACCTGCACTTGGCGCTGCTATTTATGCCGCTGTTGCAGCAGGTGTATATGGCGATGTTATTGAAGCCAGTAAAAAAATGGGGTCTGATTTTGAGGCAGAATACTTCCCTCAGGCAGGCCACGTAGAAAAATACGAAGCTTTAATGGAGTCTTACAAGCAGTTAGGTACTTTTGTTGAAAATGTAATAAAAGAAAAAAAGTATGAGCTTATATAA